TGAGATTGCAGGCGTGATGCCTTCCGAAATCTCGCACGGAGCGACCACAGCGATCGCGGGGGATACGAGCCCCACGGTATTTGTGCATCAAGTAGTTTCGCGCTCGGCTTCGCAGGCAATTGTGGTGGGCGCGCTGGTAACTCTTGATGACTATCAAAACACCGCCATTCGCACTGGTTATCTCGTGGACGACCTCACGGGTGGCAACAGCCTCGCCGGTCAAATGGATCAGGCTGTGGAAGAGTGTGTAGCGTATACCGTTACGGCAAAGCCTAAGGTCGACATCATCATCTCGATCGACGGTTCTGGCTCGATGAATGATGAGCAAAATCGCCTCGCGAGTTTCGTGACGACATTCACCACGCTTCTGACGAACTCAAACCTGGATTGGCGCGCGGCAGTCACACGACCTGATTGCAACGATAATATGGGGCTCTCGCAGGACATGACCGACCTGATTTCGGCGCATTGTCAGGCGATTCCAATTCCGATTGGTTTTCCTTTCCCTGGATTTGGTGGAAAGACGGGCGAGTTGGTGGCCGGCGGCTTTACTGGCGACCCCTCCGAGCTTCAGAATCGTCTTGATCCAAGCACGTTTGAGTCAGGCGGGGAGTACACGATTTCTGCGCTTACCGCGGCAGCGGACCGCGCACTTCCTCGCTCGGACACGGATGCCACTAAGTTTAGAACTGAAGCTGCGGTGGTCTTGATCGCGATCACTGATGAAGAAGATGAATTCTTCCAAGATGCTCTTTCGTTTGGAAACTCCCAGTCCATTACATTGGACGCAACGCAAGAAGCTGAGCTTGAGACCGAGACACAGCCTTGGATCGACTTCCTCCTTCGCCCTGAGATCGGCGCAACGTCATTCGGAATTGTGTGGCCTCCAGGTGAGGCATGCCCCTCTGGTAACGGCGCTGCTGTAGCGCATGCTGTGGCGGCGATTGCCAATGGAACGGGTGGAAGTGTGGGTTCGATCTGCCAGGCCGATATCGCGTCGACTTTGCAGGAAATTGCGAATGCAACGGCGGGTATTGCGTCGGGGCTTCGACTCCGAGGCGCGCCACTTCCGCCAACCCTCAAAGTGGTTCACGGCGAGGCCGTATCTGGAAATATCTCAGATATGCCGCGAAGCCGAGCAGATGGGTTTGACTACGATTCCATCGTCAACCGCGTCAAATTCACCGGAACCACACCTCCGCAAACTGGTGATCGCGTGGTGATTCCTTATCGTCGATGGGAGAACTCCGTGTTCGTGTGCCAGACCAATGCGGATTGTCCTTCGGAGCAGAAACTCGAGTGTTTGGACGGTGAATGCCGATAGTGGATTGCCGATAATGGACCCACGGTTAAATTCCGTTTACACTTCGGTGCGACTAAAACGAGCGAGTGAGAAATATGAACGAAAGAGCGCTGATGTGTAGCGTCAAATGGGCTGCAATCTTGGGTTTGTTGGCGTTCAGCCTTGGCTGTGCGCCTGAGACTCTGGAAGGTTTGGAAGAGAATCCGAACACTACGAACAATCAGTCGAATATGGGCGGGAACAATCCCACCAATATGGGTGGTGGCGATTTCACACCTGAGTTCGTCAACGTGACCTCGATTCTAACCGCGAACTGCACTCAGGCTGCGTGCCACGGCCAGTTCTCGGCGAACGGATTCGTGGTGGCAACGGACGACAATGCAACTCCCGCTGAGATGCGCGGAGCGCTCGAAGGCAAGATGGCGAATGTTTCTGGTAATTTGCTGATTAATCCAGGGACGCCTGATTCTTCGGATATCTGGGTCAGAATGAACCTGCCCAATGATGACCCTCAGTATATGCCGTCCACCAAGATGGTGCTGGACCAGGCAGCATATGACGCACTTGAGGCTTGGATCGCTAACGGTGCGGTCTACACCCAATAAGCTCGAGTCATCCGAACTTCCTCAGCAGCGCGAAACTCGCCCAGAGTGCAATGAACGTTCCGATGACGGCGAGGAGCGTTGGATATCGCTCTTCGTAGTCCGTGTTTCCGCTGGGTAACTCACCTTTAAACAGTCCTCTTGGGGTTAAGATGTAGAGCGTGGAGCCGGAGAGCACCAAGTCTTGCACGGACGACACTGTAAAGCCTCCATCGACCGAGATGGTGAACGTTCTAGTGCTGGACTCTCGGATGTTCTCCCTCACGTGTAGTGAGACGGCGCCGTGATTGTCGGAAAGAACTGCGGCTCTCTGATTATCGATATGAAGTCCAAAGATTAGGCCGTTCTTCCATGGGCCTGAGATGGGTGTCCAAGAATCACCATCTTCCGTGACTTCGAGTACATCGTCGTATGCGGCGTAGAGAGATTGATTCAAACCCATTTGCAAGATGACTGGGGATGGAGTCGGAGGAAAACTTCGAAGTGCGACCCAGGTTCCGCCGCCCTGGCGGCTCGACCAGAGCTGGGCCGGAGTTCCAGGATGGTGTGAGCGTTCCATCAAATACACTTCGTCGCCGATTTGAAAGATATGGGTGAGGCTGGAGCCCTTGAGTGTGTTGGTTAGGGCCTCTGGAATGACGAAGGGCTCCCATGTAGCTCCAAGGTCGTTGGAGACCATGGCGCCATTTGCTCTCGACCAGGCATAGAGTCGTGTATTCCCGCGCGCGAGCTTCACAACGGCTTCTGGCCTTGGCGCAAGGCGTCTTAACTCATCGGGGAGGAACTCTGGCGCTTTTTGAATGGGTATCTCAATGGATTCTTGCTTAGGGACAACGATTTTGCCGTCCGACGTTCCCACAAGCAAACCCTTTTCGGGAACTTTAAGTAGGCTTGTCGCGGGTGTCGCATGCACTCGTTCCCATTCCGCGTCGATGGTTTTCCTAAAGACGCCTGAATTTGTGGCTACCGTGATTTCGTCGCCTTCGACAATAAAGGCGTGAGTTCGCATCGCACGGAGCCCTTGATTGGCGGATTGCCAGGATTCTCCGAGGTCTTTGGAGCGAAGGGCGCCACCGCCGAGTGCCGTGGCCCATAGGTTCTCGCCATCAAAATGGAAACCCGTAATGGCGAAGCCATCTTGAGCCCAGACTTCGGTCCACTCCGCTCCGTTATGGCGCAGGATTTCCCCGTTTTTCGTACCGACGAGCACAAACTGCCTCTGGCCTTCAAGGACGGGGTAAATGACCTCAATCTCCTTATCTTCAAATGGCCAGAACCTCAGCCATGTTTCGGCGTGATCATCGCTTCGGAAAACGGAGTCATCGGTCGCGAGGAAGAGTGTGGTACCGCTGCCTTCAGAGGAGTTTCGTTGTTCGAAGCCAACGACTTGTCTCTCTCCCACGGGGAACGTGGATGTAAGGACCCATTCCTGGTCCGCCTCACGCCTGTAGATCAGGAGTTGGTTGCTCAGAACCGTCAGGATATCAAAGTCTCGAAGAGAGTTTGCCGGCAAGAAGCTTCGAATCGCTGGAGGCAGTTCGTTTGCATTTTCGTCCAAAAGTACCGCGTTTAGATCGATGGCGCGCCACGAGGCGATATCCGTGGGGTCTTCGAGGGTCCAGATATATTTTGGATGTAGAAGGTGGAGTTTTTCGCCTGCCACCAACCGATAAGGCTCTATGGGGCGGATGAGACTTTGCTCGGGGAGAAACGAGGGTATCTCGATGAAATTGAAGGTACGACCACCGTCTTGGCTCATCCAGGGTCTAGACGTGGAATCCACGAACCAGAGTTGAGAGTCTATGCCCGTGAAAAGCATGGAGCGCGGCATGGATAGCGTATGAGACGTGTCTCTCAAATGGTCCATGTTGGGTACACGAAACGACGGCAAGAGCTGCGAGTCGACTCGGGTAAAGCCCTCGTCTTGAAACTGATAGACACCAAACTCCCCAGCAGCGAGGGTGAGCGGAGTTCCCCCAACTTCCACACTGGTTGCGGCGAAGAGCGAGCCTCCGTTCGGAGTGCGGACACGCTCCATTTTGATGGTGTTATCGGTTTCGCATCCCAGCGAGTTGATGCTCAACGCCAGGGTCCCCAGCGCTAGCAGGAGGGCTCTCATCAGTTGGATCTCATCTCCAGGATGATGAACTCGACTCGGCGATTGTAGGCTCTGCCTTCGGCCGTGTCATTGTCGCGAATCGGGCGAGTCAGTCCGAAACCTATGGCTTCGAGCCTGTTCTCGGCGATTCCGTTATCGGTCATGTACTTGAGCACCGATTCTGCACGTCCCTGGCTGAGTTCAAGGTTCATTTGCTCGCCGCCGCGGTTGTCCGTGTGCCCTTCGATCCTCACTTTGACGATCTGCGGGTTCTCTTTCATGACCTTGATAACAGCGTCCAGGATCTCGAAACTCTGCTTCTTGATCGAAGTCTTGGCCGTATCGAAATACACTTGTTCGGTGATGATGATTCGGTCGCGCGCAATGTGCACCTTATCATTCGGGTTGTCAGGGCAGCCATCATCGTCCATGAAGTCGTTGAACGTCTCTGGCTCATTTGGACAAGTGTCCACGGTGTCTGGGATACCGTCGCCGTCGTTATCAGGGTCGGGGCAGCCATCTACGTCTTGGAACCCGTCGATATCCTCTGGGTCTTCGGGACACTTATCCATGTCATTGGGGATACCGTCGCCGTCGATATCGTTGTCAGGACAGCCGTCTGGTCCAACCGGAACGCCGGGTGGGCTCGCGGGGCACTTGTCCATAGCGTCAGGAATTCCGTCGCCGTCGTTGTCGTAGTCTGGGCAGCCGTCGTCGTCCTCGTGGCCGTCGAAGTCTTCTGCCTGCATTGGGCATTTGTCGTGCACGCCGTAGATGCCGTCTTTATCGTAGTCATAGCCCCAGGCTCCGCCCGAGACCCAGTAGCCTCCGATGCCCAAAAATACGCGGAAATCCGGGGTTCCAACGGCTTCTTCGTTCAGTCCAAACCCCATACCGCCGGTAAGTGTCCAGTCCTCGTGTAATCGGTAGCGAACGGCCCCTTTGATCTCGGCGGGAACCTCGGTTCCCCGAATGCCTTCGCGGCCTTCAGGTTTCGACGCAACTCCAATCACACCGTCGATTTCCGCGATGAAATCTAGCGAATCCACAAAGAGCGGGAACTGACCAGCAAGGCCCCACATGATGCCATCACTGATGAACGCATCCCTGACCTGTACTCGTTCGTGTCGGTATCTGTAGCCCAAGTTGATGCCTGCTCGGATTCCTCCAATGAGGAACTTATCAGCACTCACAACGGCATCCATTCCGAAGGACTGGTCGCCAACAAATCGGTCATCCAGGCCGACGGGGATATACCCTGCTAAAACGAAGGCCAAGCCGACCTGGTCGCTCATGATATCGAGGAATTGAGCCTTTGCGTGCAGACGAATATCATTGATGCCGAACGAATCGACCGAGGCATTTCTCGGGTCCGTGCCAATCGGGACAATCGCGTCAAGTGCGCCATGGGTTTGCCAAAGCGTTACAGGCAAGAGAAGTCCGACCTCAAAATTATCCCAGAGTCCAAGATTGGCCATCAAAGAGAGCGTCATCTGGCTCTCCATCACGGCGTTGAACTCTTGAGTGGCCGATGGGACTTTAAGCGGGTTGTCGGCGTAGTCGATGTAGAAGCCGAAATCCGGGTCGAGGTGTGGCGCGGTCTTCGAGCCGTAAACATTCAGGAAATCCGATGGTCCCGTCCCGGGACGGAATTGTTGGAGTTGGAGCTCCGGATAGTCTTGCGCTGAAACAGATTGCGCGAACATGGCTGCTGCCATGATGGCCAAGAGTGTAAAAAGCGGTCTCTTCATCGGAATATCCATTAAGTTGTGAGTGCCTGAAGTGCTCTTCTTACTTCATCCACCTTGTCCGTGGCAACGTCCGCAGATTCTGCGATGGCGATAGCTTGGGTCAGAAGAACCCGTGCCGCGTCTGTTTCGCCGATTTCGTGATGTAAAAGGCCGCTTTCACGAAGAACTCGAAAGCGCTCATTGGGGTCAAGGAGCAAGTCTGCGTAGGCTTCGAGGTCTTGGGCGAGGTCGCGCTTGGCGCCAAGCTTGCGATTGATCTCGATACGCCGCTCGAGTGCTTCAACATGGTCTGGCCAAAGTCGGTGTACGAGCTTCCAAAGGTGCCGTGCTTCGTCCAAACTCTCGAGCTCGGCTTCAACCACATGGGCCAAATCCGAGACGATTTGACTCGCTGGAATCCTGAGCGGGGTCGGGATGGACTCGGCCTCAAGCGTAGTTAGTGCCGGGACGTCCAAATCTTTACGTCCGGTCAAGAGGCTCAGCTCGAGAAGCAGGCTCTCTGTGTATCCTTTCCAATCGCCGAGCTTCACCTGCGCACTCTTGAGCATATTGAGCGCGCCAGAGTCGCCCGGTGCGGCTTCGAGAACACTTCTCAAGTGTTGAATGGCTTGTCTTGGCTTTCCGAGATGATCGCTGAGGATTTTGGCGAGCTCACGCTCGGTTTCGACGGAATCCAAGCCGCCAGACGAGACCGCGAGTACGGTCCGCAGGTGTTCTGCAGCGGCTTCCCAGTCTTCGAGCTCCCTTGCGATTTCAGCGAGGAGTCGATGCGCGGCTTCGTGCCTGGGCTCTTTTTCGAGAATGCGGTTGAGCCAGGTGCCGGCCCGATCTCTGTCCCCAAAAGTTTCCCAGATCAGTTGAGCCAAAAGGAGCCGATAGACGGTGTCCATCTCTTCCGATTCAGCGCGCGCGAGCCTCTCTTCAAGGATTTTGATTCGGCCTTCGGCATGCCCGGTTTCTTCATAAATAGCCTCGAGCGCATTCATGATGCCCGGCTGTGCCCCAACACCCTCAGGGTCGGATTCCCGCACAAATTCGAGATGAGCGAGGGCTGGCTTAGACTCTTCGAGGTCGTAGTAGTAGAGCTCACCCAGCTCCTTGGAGTGGCGAACGATTTCATCCGCGTCCAACAGGACGCGTCCTTCTTTTGCGGCAGTTACCAGGGCTTCTAGCGCCCCAGCGAGTTCGCTCGGATCGTCGCTTGCGCGAGCGTCATTGACCTTTTGGACAAAGTCTTGAGGTTTGGGGGCGCTGAGCCCCTTAGGAACAAGGCTCTTCGCACTCAACGACTCGAGTGGCGGAATCGAGTGCGGCTTCTTAATCGTTTGTTCGAACTCGCGCCTAAACTCGTGCACATTCGCTGGCTCTTTGGCCTCTTCTGGCGAAGTAACTTCTTCAAAAGGGTTTCCAAGAAGTTCGTCGAGTCTCTCATCGACTTTTCCGCTTCGAGCCAATCCTGATGCGCGCTCCGAGGCAACCCGAGCCTGCTCTTGGTCACCGCGAAGGGTCGCGAGCTCGGCCAGTCGAATCAGTGCGTCGCGCTGTAGCTCGTGGTCCGGGCTGACCTCTGCGAGTCTCGAGACGATACGTTCGAGAAGTCTCGAAGCCGGTCCTTGGCCCACCGGTGAGGGGGCGTGGTAGTCCTTGGAGACGATGACCTCAAGCGCATCTCTCGCGCCGTAGAGGGCCTCGAGCTGCGTAGGCCGGACCTGCAGTGCTTCCATATAGTAGCGGGTCGCTGCAGGCGCGTCCGCGAGCCCGAAGAGAGATGTTCGGCCCAGCGAGACCAATACTTCCCACCTCGCATCTCTTTCTTCGATCTGAGGCAGCTTTCGCGCGAGGACATCTCGAAGTCTTCCAAAGAGTTGGCTTCTTTCGAGAAGTTGAGTCAAATGGTCGAGCGCGCGCGGGTGGCCAAGGTCGAGTGCCCGTTCAAGGGCTGATGCTGCATCTTCGATCATGCCTAGATGCTTGAATACGTCGGCAGTTTTGAGCGCAAGTTCCGCTTTGTCGGCCTTTGAGTCGCGTTGATTTTCAAGAAATCTGAAGAGTTCTAGAAGCTGTTCTGGCGAGCCCGAGAGCTTGTAGTGTTCTTCGAGCTTGGTGGCGGCCACGGGATCAGCCGGGGCGAGTTCGAGGACTCGCCTCAAATGAGAGGCCGCCGAATCATCCCTTTGTCTGAGGGTGAAGATCTCCGCCAATTTGTGGTGGATTTCGATCTCCTCTTCTTTGCTCGACTTGCGCTCGAGAATCTCCAGAGCCCCCACGAGGTAGGTGACGGCTTCGTCGAGTCGGTCATGCGTGGCGCAGAGGTCGGCAACCCATCTCAGAAGGTCAGCGCGTTCAGCGTCGGGGCGCTCGTCGGATAGTTCGAGTGCACGGCGTGCGCTAAGCAAGGCCTGTTGTGGGTCCTGAACGTGTTCGAGCCAAATCTTCGCGGCCTTTTCGTGGAGTTGCGAGGCCCTCGAGTTTTGCTGACGAACCTGGGCGGATCTCGCTGCGGAGCCAAATGCCTTCAAGGCTCTCAAGGGCTCAAGGCTTAGCAAATACGACTCGCCGAGCGTGTAAAGAGCGTCCAATTGGGTCGGGTCGAGCCTCAATACACGTTCGAGATACACGCGTGCTTCGGCGAGTTCTCCCTGCCGATTCATGAGGTGTTGAGCGAGTTCTAGATAGGTCTGTGTCAACTTCTCGCGGTCAGTATAAACGCCGGTTAGTCGCTTTAGGACGTCTTCTACCCCGGCGCTCTCGGACTCGTTTTCGTAGATTCGTTTGAGCTGTTCGAGCACGATTTGATTTCGAGGGGACACCCGGAGAATCTCGCGCAGAATCGCCGCCGCCTCTTTGGGAGATTGGCTCTCAAGTAATTCGGCCAACGAGAGCTGGCAAAGGATCCAATCGAGCGTCTCGCCGCGTTGATGCAGGAGCTCGGCAATTCTCTTCAATGATGCGATGGACCGTGCATTATCCGAGCGAACTCTCGCGGCGCGCATGCGTGCGACTGCGGCGTTCAAATCATCGGGATCTTCCCGTTCGAGCTCGTCACAGATTGCATCGAGATGCGCGAGGTTCGAGACGCTTGGGTCGGCGAGCAAAAGGTCGAAGAGTCGAGCGATGAGTTCTGGATGGTTGCCGTAGATGTCTCGATAGCCAAAGAACTGGTCGAGGGCCTGCGGCAGTTGACGGTCAAAGATCGCCTGGTCACCGTGCGAGAAGAGGTCTTTGGCCTCGTATGCCGCTAGCGCGCGCCCGCCTTCCGTGGTGGCCACCAAAGGCGTTCTGAACGAGGCCTTTTGAGTCTCCCAGTTCTCAGGGGAGAGCGCGCGTAATGTCAAGCGGCCAGGGCGAATATGAGCTTGGTCAAGCGTGATATTCGAAAGATTTGGAAGCTTCCACCCGACGTGCGGAAAGAGGTGGAGCAAGAGCAGTTTTAGAGGTCTAACCCGCAGGATGTCTCCGGCGATTCCAATCGAGAACGAGTCTCCGCGCCCAGGGGGGCGAAGCGCCGGAGTCGATAGTATTCGGGTCATGAGCTCAGCGACCAGAATCCGTGCGGGGAAAGGGAGTGTTCCGTAGGCCCGATAATCGTATATCGAGACGTGTACTTCGTCCGCGCGGGAGGGCTCAGGAGGGATCAGTGCGACTCGGAAACTTATGAATGCGCTTGCACCGAGGGACTTTACGCGGGCGGATACATGGATCGCTCCATCTAGGAAATGCACATCGATGGCATCGAAGCCGTGGACTTCTTTAGCGGCTCTCGAGACGAGATCCGCGAGTCCGACTTCCGAAGTGGAGATCTCGATTTCTCGCACCAAGCACCGGGTATTTCGGAAGCGATGAAGTCCTGAGCGCGCGTCGAATGGGAAGGCGAGGTCTGGAATCTCCATTCGGAGGTGGTCGAGTTCAATCCAGTCGCTGAGCCTTTCATTCTTTGCCCAGAGGTATCCCCTCCCGAAAAGAAAATCGAGGTTGAGGCCAAGTGGGTTGTTTTGAGTCGATTCCGCGTCCATGCTCGGCTTTGTACGAGAGTCAAAGGGTATTGTCCCCTTGAAAACACATTGTGGCAATTTCCACAATTGCTGTGGTTTATCACAGAGAGGGCCTTGACGTAATTTAAGTCAAGAGTAGTGTTCGAGACGATGGTATGCGCCTAGTCGGTGGCATGCCTAGGTTCCCGTAACTTGGTTGGAATTGGAATATTTGGCACCACAGTTGGCGGGAGCGGCAGCCTTGCAATTTTCGGTGGCTCTGGTCCTCTTCAACCTCTATCTGCGTGAGCATTCCGAGTATCTAAAGTGGTGGTCCATCTCTTATTCGTTGAGTGCATTGCGTCACATTCTGGGGGTGCTCTTTATTTACACCGGTGCCGAGTTTACCAATGTTGGAATGCACTTGACGCTGATTTTCGCCGGCGTGTTCCTTCTACACGGCACGGCCTTGCTCGCCGGCGCTCAGAATCTTAAATGGTGGTTTTCACTTGGTTTGCTCGTGTCCGGATGGATGCTAGTCGGATCGAACCTCGAATGGTCATTCCTAACCGTGACCATGCCAGTTTTCCTCTTCCGAGGATTTACAGATCTCTTGGCGGGCATTGTGCTCTTAAGGAGCGTAAAGGCGCGGGGCCTTGGCAAATGGGTGGCGTCGGCGAGTTTTATTCTCTGGGGTTTTCACCGATTCAACTATCCCTTCTTGCGGCCTTTGGACTGGTTCGCACCGTGGGGCTTTGCGCTGGCTTCGGTGCTTGGCGTGGTGACGGGGCTTGGACTTTTGGTCCTGCACTACGACCGTGCAAAGGCGGAAGGCGAGGCGAGTGAGGCCTCGTTCCGAGACATGTTTGAAAACGCGTTGGACGGGTACATTCGAAACGACCGTCAAGGTGTGATCCTTGCTGCAAATCCAGCGCTTGTTGCCATGCTCGGGTATTCGAGTGAAGCCGAACTGCTAGCGAAGAACCTTCGCGATGATATCTGGGAGTCCCCTCAAGATTGGGCGTACATCCGAGACGTAGACGGCGTAGTTGATGGCCTCGAAGCAAAGTGGCGAAAGCGAGATGGCCGCCTTATTCACGTTGTGATTCGGGTTCGGCAGGTGGTCAGAGATCATGTCGAATACTTTGAGGGGTCGGTCCGGGACTTGACCGAGAATCGGATGTTGGAGGAGCAGCTCGAGCTCGGCCGAAGGCTAGAGGCTGTGGGCAGATTGGCAGGAGGCGTTGCGCACGACTTCAACAATATTCTGACGGCAGTTTTGTCCGGCGTGGATATGATGGAACACGAGCTCGCACAGGGCCGAGACCCTACCGAGGACTTGGAGGCCATTCGCGTGGCGGCGATGCGCGCTGCGGAGCTTTCGAATCAGCTCTTGGCGTTCAGCCGTGCGGACGGCGGAAAGGTTGTCCCCGTTCAGGTCAGTGCCACTCTGCGGACGCTGGAGTTGATGTTGACGCGTATCCTTCCGCGAGATGTGGAGCTCAACATCACCATTGCCTCCGAAGATTGGGTGATGGCGCAAGGTGGGGCGTTGGAAAGAGTGTTGCTCAATCTGGCGGTCAACGCTCAGGATGCGATGCCTGGGGGTGGTCGGCTCGAGATTTCAGTGGGGCCTCATTCCGACGGGGTGATTTGCCTCAAGGTCTCAGATACCGGCGAGGGGATCGATGCTGGTTTGTTGAACTCGATTTTCGAGCCTTATTTCACGACAAAAGGCGATGAAGGTACGGGCCTCGGCCTCTTCAATGTTTATCGCATCATCGACTCAATGGGCGGTGAAATTCGCGTTGAAAGTTCCAAGGATGCCGGCACCACATTTGAAATGCTTTTGCCCACCTGTATTCCTCCGGATGATGACGGTAAATTGCCTGAGGTTGAGGTTGATGGGGAGAGTCGATGCGTGATGGTGGTTGAGGACAAGGAAATCGTGCGGCGAAGTCTTGTGGCCACGCTCAAGAGCGCCAATTTCCAGGTGGTGGCCGCATCGAGCGCCGAAGAGGCCAAAGCTATTCTGGAGGAAGGGCGCGAGATTGACTTGCTCATCAGCGATATCATGATGGAAGGCGCATCAGGTGTGGAGTTGGTGGAGGAATTGCGGGACGTGCGACCTGAGATTCCTTATCTTCTGATTTCTGGTTTCGTCTCCGACGAGTTGAGGCGGCGAATCTTGGATAGTCAGAACTTTCTGTCCAAGCCCTTTGGTGCGCGCACGCTTCTCGAGCGCGTGGGTCTACTCTTGGGCGAGTAGATTTGCCGCGTCCTATCGCCTCTGGTATTCTTGCATCAAGTAATCTTGTGAAAAGCCAACTTCCGGAGGTCGACCGATGAAAAAGATTTTGGTCGTGGAAGATGATCCCATCAATGCCACGATGGTTTTCGATTATCTAACATCGCAAGGGTTTGATGTTGCGCTGGTGATGAACGGCCACGATGCCGTGGATAAGTACACGCAACTCGAGCCTGACCTCATGCTTTTGGATATTCTCTTGCCTCAAAAGAACGGCTTCAATGTCTGCATGGAGATTCGCCGACTTAACGAAAAGGTCTGCCCGATTATCATGATGAGTGCTGTTCATAATGATGAGCAAACGCAGGCGTTCGTGCGAAATGACCTCGAGGTCGTGGCGTTTATCTCCAAGCCCTTCAAGC
This Microvenator marinus DNA region includes the following protein-coding sequences:
- a CDS encoding OmpA family protein, producing the protein MKRPLFTLLAIMAAAMFAQSVSAQDYPELQLQQFRPGTGPSDFLNVYGSKTAPHLDPDFGFYIDYADNPLKVPSATQEFNAVMESQMTLSLMANLGLWDNFEVGLLLPVTLWQTHGALDAIVPIGTDPRNASVDSFGINDIRLHAKAQFLDIMSDQVGLAFVLAGYIPVGLDDRFVGDQSFGMDAVVSADKFLIGGIRAGINLGYRYRHERVQVRDAFISDGIMWGLAGQFPLFVDSLDFIAEIDGVIGVASKPEGREGIRGTEVPAEIKGAVRYRLHEDWTLTGGMGFGLNEEAVGTPDFRVFLGIGGYWVSGGAWGYDYDKDGIYGVHDKCPMQAEDFDGHEDDDGCPDYDNDGDGIPDAMDKCPASPPGVPVGPDGCPDNDIDGDGIPNDMDKCPEDPEDIDGFQDVDGCPDPDNDGDGIPDTVDTCPNEPETFNDFMDDDGCPDNPNDKVHIARDRIIITEQVYFDTAKTSIKKQSFEILDAVIKVMKENPQIVKVRIEGHTDNRGGEQMNLELSQGRAESVLKYMTDNGIAENRLEAIGFGLTRPIRDNDTAEGRAYNRRVEFIILEMRSN
- a CDS encoding hybrid sensor histidine kinase/response regulator; this encodes MAPQLAGAAALQFSVALVLFNLYLREHSEYLKWWSISYSLSALRHILGVLFIYTGAEFTNVGMHLTLIFAGVFLLHGTALLAGAQNLKWWFSLGLLVSGWMLVGSNLEWSFLTVTMPVFLFRGFTDLLAGIVLLRSVKARGLGKWVASASFILWGFHRFNYPFLRPLDWFAPWGFALASVLGVVTGLGLLVLHYDRAKAEGEASEASFRDMFENALDGYIRNDRQGVILAANPALVAMLGYSSEAELLAKNLRDDIWESPQDWAYIRDVDGVVDGLEAKWRKRDGRLIHVVIRVRQVVRDHVEYFEGSVRDLTENRMLEEQLELGRRLEAVGRLAGGVAHDFNNILTAVLSGVDMMEHELAQGRDPTEDLEAIRVAAMRAAELSNQLLAFSRADGGKVVPVQVSATLRTLELMLTRILPRDVELNITIASEDWVMAQGGALERVLLNLAVNAQDAMPGGGRLEISVGPHSDGVICLKVSDTGEGIDAGLLNSIFEPYFTTKGDEGTGLGLFNVYRIIDSMGGEIRVESSKDAGTTFEMLLPTCIPPDDDGKLPEVEVDGESRCVMVVEDKEIVRRSLVATLKSANFQVVAASSAEEAKAILEEGREIDLLISDIMMEGASGVELVEELRDVRPEIPYLLISGFVSDELRRRILDSQNFLSKPFGARTLLERVGLLLGE
- a CDS encoding tetratricopeptide repeat protein, encoding MDAESTQNNPLGLNLDFLFGRGYLWAKNERLSDWIELDHLRMEIPDLAFPFDARSGLHRFRNTRCLVREIEISTSEVGLADLVSRAAKEVHGFDAIDVHFLDGAIHVSARVKSLGASAFISFRVALIPPEPSRADEVHVSIYDYRAYGTLPFPARILVAELMTRILSTPALRPPGRGDSFSIGIAGDILRVRPLKLLLLHLFPHVGWKLPNLSNITLDQAHIRPGRLTLRALSPENWETQKASFRTPLVATTEGGRALAAYEAKDLFSHGDQAIFDRQLPQALDQFFGYRDIYGNHPELIARLFDLLLADPSVSNLAHLDAICDELEREDPDDLNAAVARMRAARVRSDNARSIASLKRIAELLHQRGETLDWILCQLSLAELLESQSPKEAAAILREILRVSPRNQIVLEQLKRIYENESESAGVEDVLKRLTGVYTDREKLTQTYLELAQHLMNRQGELAEARVYLERVLRLDPTQLDALYTLGESYLLSLEPLRALKAFGSAARSAQVRQQNSRASQLHEKAAKIWLEHVQDPQQALLSARRALELSDERPDAERADLLRWVADLCATHDRLDEAVTYLVGALEILERKSSKEEEIEIHHKLAEIFTLRQRDDSAASHLRRVLELAPADPVAATKLEEHYKLSGSPEQLLELFRFLENQRDSKADKAELALKTADVFKHLGMIEDAASALERALDLGHPRALDHLTQLLERSQLFGRLRDVLARKLPQIEERDARWEVLVSLGRTSLFGLADAPAATRYYMEALQVRPTQLEALYGARDALEVIVSKDYHAPSPVGQGPASRLLERIVSRLAEVSPDHELQRDALIRLAELATLRGDQEQARVASERASGLARSGKVDERLDELLGNPFEEVTSPEEAKEPANVHEFRREFEQTIKKPHSIPPLESLSAKSLVPKGLSAPKPQDFVQKVNDARASDDPSELAGALEALVTAAKEGRVLLDADEIVRHSKELGELYYYDLEESKPALAHLEFVRESDPEGVGAQPGIMNALEAIYEETGHAEGRIKILEERLARAESEEMDTVYRLLLAQLIWETFGDRDRAGTWLNRILEKEPRHEAAHRLLAEIARELEDWEAAAEHLRTVLAVSSGGLDSVETERELAKILSDHLGKPRQAIQHLRSVLEAAPGDSGALNMLKSAQVKLGDWKGYTESLLLELSLLTGRKDLDVPALTTLEAESIPTPLRIPASQIVSDLAHVVEAELESLDEARHLWKLVHRLWPDHVEALERRIEINRKLGAKRDLAQDLEAYADLLLDPNERFRVLRESGLLHHEIGETDAARVLLTQAIAIAESADVATDKVDEVRRALQALTT
- a CDS encoding WD40/YVTN/BNR-like repeat-containing protein gives rise to the protein MRALLLALGTLALSINSLGCETDNTIKMERVRTPNGGSLFAATSVEVGGTPLTLAAGEFGVYQFQDEGFTRVDSQLLPSFRVPNMDHLRDTSHTLSMPRSMLFTGIDSQLWFVDSTSRPWMSQDGGRTFNFIEIPSFLPEQSLIRPIEPYRLVAGEKLHLLHPKYIWTLEDPTDIASWRAIDLNAVLLDENANELPPAIRSFLPANSLRDFDILTVLSNQLLIYRREADQEWVLTSTFPVGERQVVGFEQRNSSEGSGTTLFLATDDSVFRSDDHAETWLRFWPFEDKEIEVIYPVLEGQRQFVLVGTKNGEILRHNGAEWTEVWAQDGFAITGFHFDGENLWATALGGGALRSKDLGESWQSANQGLRAMRTHAFIVEGDEITVATNSGVFRKTIDAEWERVHATPATSLLKVPEKGLLVGTSDGKIVVPKQESIEIPIQKAPEFLPDELRRLAPRPEAVVKLARGNTRLYAWSRANGAMVSNDLGATWEPFVIPEALTNTLKGSSLTHIFQIGDEVYLMERSHHPGTPAQLWSSRQGGGTWVALRSFPPTPSPVILQMGLNQSLYAAYDDVLEVTEDGDSWTPISGPWKNGLIFGLHIDNQRAAVLSDNHGAVSLHVRENIRESSTRTFTISVDGGFTVSSVQDLVLSGSTLYILTPRGLFKGELPSGNTDYEERYPTLLAVIGTFIALWASFALLRKFG